CCAAATTTTTGGGGTAAAATAAGCAtacattatgaattattttcattCTAGTTAAGATCAGATGCACCTATGTTTGTGGATAATCACTGACTGGTATATGCTAGTGATTAGTCAGGATatggttttgaaaccattttattatttttaatggcaGCCAATAATCCCACCTGGTGTCCACATGGGTAAAAAGTGACCTGGTCTGCTTTGATTATTTATAAAGTACAGACAATTATAATTAATCACTCAATTCTGTGTTACTACTTTTATCCAACTTCATGTTgttgttcaatgttcaattttacaaaaaaatatgtatattgatatgaaatttaaatttaaattaaattgtcaAGTTATTGTGTGATTACTAAAATAGGCTCTAGTGGCGCTCGGCAGTAAATAGATAAATTAAATATGTGGCAGCCGCTGTGTGCAGTAAACTGTCTTTTAACGAGCCTGTTGTAGTGATGTGATGACCAGTTCTAGTGTTAGAGCTAGTGGGCCTATTAACAGCTGTGGATTCATTCAGCCTGGACACATATTTTATTATGGGTATTAGGAGAtgttccacacacatacaagaagTTAGAAAACCCCTGGTCTATGGCTACTGACAGCTATCACAgcagccaaaacacacacacacacacacacacacacacacacacacacacacacacacacacacacacacaacacacacacacaggacgttCAGTAATAAAAGCTCCACATTCAGCAGATTATATGGTGGAACACACAACTGATCTCATGCCAGGTATtgactttaaacacacacacacacacagacacacacacacacacacacacacacacacacacaaactcacacacacacagtgaagcaGGCACTGAGCCAGGAGCTGCTGTAAATCAGCTCTTGTTAACAAGACATCCCAGTGTTTGACTTGTCATAATCACTGAGTaagcacaaacgcacacacacacacagacatgtacacacacacatagacaaacacacacacacacacacacacacacacacacacacacacacacacacacacagcagatttATCAGCTACTACTTCAGTCTTACCTCCTGCTCAGCATCTGAAAACAACAAGTCCCAGAAGCCACCAGTATAAGCAGCAGCAGGGGGATTGTGGGTATTATCACGTACACCAGTAACATccctgcagagagacagcagagatgCAGagtagctttgtgtgtgtgtcctgtgggTCTGTTTGTTGatgtttatattatatttaggaTGTCAGCCATGTTTGTTACCTGAAGCTCCGGCCATGACCACCTGAGGGGGAACCTCCGCACTGCCTGAAGCCCTGACCACACCTCCACCTGCAGTCGcctctgtgacacacacacacatacacacacacacacacacacacacacacacacacacacacacacacacacacacacacacacacacaaacaaaacacacacatgcacataccacacacatacacacatatacacacacacacacacacacacacacgcacacacacatgcacatgcacacacacatacacacatatacacacacacacacgcacacacagacacacacacgcacacatacatacacacgtgcacacacacacaaacacacagacatgcacacacacacatagacaaacacacacacacacaaacatgcacacacacacatacacaaacacacgcacacagacaaacacacacaaacacacgcacacacacacacacacacacaaacacatacacacacaaatgcatacaaacacatacatgcacacacacacaaacacacggttacacacacaaaaacacatgcacgcacacaaacacacacacagacacaaacacacagacatgtacacacacacatagacaaacacacacaaacacacacatacatacatacacacatgcacacacatacacatacacaaacacatgcacgtacacacacccacacacccacacacacacacacacacaaacacacacatgcacaaacaggatCACACAGGAATGATGACACAGCTGAAAAATCTAAGTTTGTTGATTCATGATTCAGGATTTCCTGCTCACCTGTGCCCCACCCTCCATGTGCGTCCAGAGACGGTgaagctgattggctg
This genomic interval from Perca fluviatilis unplaced genomic scaffold, GENO_Pfluv_1.0 PFLUV_unplaced_scaf_213, whole genome shotgun sequence contains the following:
- the LOC120555185 gene encoding chondrolectin-like, encoding MKHNFICKYQPGTNSQSASPSLDAHGGWGTEATAGGGVVRASGSAEVPPQVVMAGASGMLLVYVIIPTIPLLLLILVASGTCCFQMLSRSSPRTKTAVAVGNRSTLWISRNPKPDSMDV